TTTACTCTACGGGAATAGCAGTAGACATTCGGATCTAACCAAACAAGAACAAGATTATTTAAATAAACAGTATCATCTCTCGTATTTGAATTTAATTAATCCTGCTATCATTGGTAAATCAAGATTTACCGCAACAAATCCTTTCAATGGTAAAGAGTTTTTTTGGAATTTTGGAATCGCTCATTTTCTTACTTCATTTGGTTATTCTGTTGATGTACAATTTTTTTATAAACAGGAGAATATTAATCTAGTTTTTATTTATCATACTTATGCGAATGCGTTTACGAAACTTCCAGGTTTAGAATTTGAAATTATACGATATCCAATAAATGTATTTGGTAAACAATCTTTTTTGAATGTAGGTTTACATGTTTGGCTCCAACCCAACCAACAGAAATTCTGGACAACTGAAAGAGAGGCGGGCGGTCTTGTTCGGGTTACTCTTTCTTTTCCGATAATCGAAAATATTGAAGTATTTATTTCTCCGTCGTTCAAATCGCGTGGTTGGGTTGCGGGTAATGTTTATTTGGATAAGGCTGCAGAATTACGATTAGGATTGAATTTGATTTTTTGATTGTGATACTTTATTCAAAATAAATAAAATAAGAATTTAAATTGTAGGAAATCAATCTTCAATTCTCGAATTATTAATCTGGTATAACTCTTCTAATTCCTCCTTTAGGGTTTTTTGTATCATTTTTATAGCGAGGAATTATGTGAATTTCTAAAATAGGATTAGTCTGACCTGCGACATCTCCTTCGTTGATCCCAATGTTATATCCATCTGGTTTATATTCACGATCCAGAAATCTTTTTGCTTTATCGATCATTTCCCAAAGAGATTGTTTCTCTTCAGGGAGAGCGGAGAAATAACTAGAAAATAATCTCTTCGGGATTATTAAAATATGTCCTCTATTAACTGGATTTTTATCATAAATCGCATAACTTAAATTATCCTCAAATAATTTTTCTCTTTCAAGAGATGGAGATTTTGCTTTTAGTAATCCTGAAGAGGTTGGTTTTTCAAATTTATTGCTTTGTATTTTTTCGAGATCTTCTTCGAAAGAATCATCGGCAAAAAAATCTGAAATAGATAATCCAAAAGCATTTGCTATATACTGAATTGTATCGACTCTTGAATTGGAAGGGCGATTACTCTCCATTAACTGCAAATGTTTTGCGTCAATTCCAGAAAGCTCGGCAAGTTTTTCTTGCGTTAGCCCCCGTTTTTTGCGGAGATCTTTAATTCTCTGCCCAACTTGTTTAGAAATTTCACTATCTAGTTTCACCGTAAAGAAACGGTATCATACTTGACAACTTATTGAAACCATCTACATACGTATTCTATGCCGTAAATATACGGTATGCGATTAAATAAAATAAAGGATTTTGCCAAATGAAGGAAAACAACCTATTTTCATTTCCAAAGAATGCAAATTCTGTAAAATTTCTGTCCAAAAAGCAGAGATTGCGCTCTTTAAGTTTAAATTTCGAGAAC
This sequence is a window from Leptospiraceae bacterium. Protein-coding genes within it:
- a CDS encoding HIT family protein; the protein is MESNRPSNSRVDTIQYIANAFGLSISDFFADDSFEEDLEKIQSNKFEKPTSSGLLKAKSPSLEREKLFEDNLSYAIYDKNPVNRGHILIIPKRLFSSYFSALPEEKQSLWEMIDKAKRFLDREYKPDGYNIGINEGDVAGQTNPILEIHIIPRYKNDTKNPKGGIRRVIPD